A single window of Oreochromis aureus strain Israel breed Guangdong linkage group 5, ZZ_aureus, whole genome shotgun sequence DNA harbors:
- the LOC120440290 gene encoding CD276 antigen homolog, whose product MKSVRILCVCLLTVSAVIGNEKCPGVTVVISEESDVILPCSLRTNQNLEQKLFDWRKKAPNKQEVFMYDGGLHYNNGRRGQDEHFRGRVSHFPQELQFGNASIIIIRNTTVADSGVYTCDFPHLQPQQRFCIKLVVELTLKDRSGEIPGAAPKPFVGILNISEDEALLKCEVRGASPKPKVEWRDSDGNILPAEEPQVSHTGERYDITLLTTVTRTNSSLFHCVATQEEMGHVTRDQIDVRYCEKTSEVKSCCGVGVFIALWFSGVLTVAAALAASVAAKCIRKHKKASQRNQRDDPSKKACNGDTELPLHSQTV is encoded by the exons GTCCAGGAGTCACAGTAGTTATCTCAGAAGAAAGTGATGTCATCTTACCCTGCTCCCTCAGGACCAATCAGAACCTTGAACAAAAGCTGTTTGATTGGAGGAAAAAAGCACCAAATAAACAGGAGGTGTTCATGTATGATGGAGGCCTTCATTACAATAATGGACGTCGAGGTCAAGACGAGCACTTCAGAGGACGGGTCTCACATTTTccacaagagctgcagtttggtaacgcctccatcatcatcatcagaaacACCACGGTGGCTGACAGTGGAGTCTACACCTGTGATTTTCCACATCTGCAGCCACAACAAAGATTCTGCATTAAACTTGTTGTTG AACTGACCTTGAAAGATCGATCAGGAGAAATCCCAG GTGCAGCTCCGAAGCCGTTTGTTGGGATCCTGAACATCAGCGAGGACGAGGCGCTGCTGAAGTGTGAGGTCAGAGGTGCTTCTCCAAAGCCTAAAGTAGAGTGGAGGGACAGCGATGGGAACATCCTTCCTGCTGAGGAGCCACAGGTGTCACACACAGGAGAGCGCTATGACATCACCCTCCTCACCACGGTGaccaggacaaacagcagcctCTTCCACTGTGTAGCCACACAGGAGGAGATGGGCCATGTGACCCGTGATCAGATCGACGTGCGTTACTGTG AGAAAACGTCTGAGGTGAAGTCCTGCTGTGGAGTCGGTGTGTTCATAGCTTTGTGGTTTTCTGGAGTTCTGACTGTGGCTGCAGCTCTGGCTGCATCTGTAGCTGCAAAGTGCATCAGAAAACACAAGAAAG cttcTCAGAGAAACCAGAGAGACGATCCTTCTAAGAAAGCTTGTAACGGTGACACTGAGCTGCCACTTCACTCACAAACCGTTTAA